One Sesamum indicum cultivar Zhongzhi No. 13 linkage group LG14, S_indicum_v1.0, whole genome shotgun sequence genomic window, ttgaatgtgatttattaatttatatattttattattatttataatatattttgaaatatatacgagtaattttttttgtggggtggggtgggggtggggggtgggggtggaaGGCATAGACAAAAACTAGAAGTAGCCATGTGGATTCCAGATAGATCACTGAGCAACACACACTTGGTGGTTGTGGAGGGTCAAGCAAGACCTACCACACCCTTACTACTTGTggcaatttaatttaaagtttcCAAATTCCaattattattctttgaaGTTTGATCGCCAAAGATCGAATCAACAATTTTTTACACGGCTATAAATCTCCCAATCTGTCCCACATCTAGGGTTTCTGTCCCTTTGATTTTTAATCTTGCGCTCCTTCCCCACTCTTTCTACCTTCATTGATGGAGCCCAGGCCTGAGGTACGCTTTATCAATTCATACTATGGTTAATTGAGTTCCCCATCCAGTTTGTTTCATTTGAGTCGATTTCcgctttgtattttttggtttcGAGTTTCTTTTGGGAGGAACTGGATTGAATTGGGAGAGAATTGATCGGAGTTGAATTTCATTGGgaagttgttgatttttcttctgGAGAATCTTCGTATGATTGTGATCCTGTGAGCTGGGATTATGGTTGCTTGTTCTCGATCTTGATCTGAACAAAGTTTGGGGATTTTCgtcatcaattaaataatatatgcgAGTTGGATTTAGTAGTTTTACTGGAGATGAATCCGGAAAGTGGGTGTTCGGTACTTGATTCAGTGAAAGATAGTGAAGGAAGTAGGAATGGCTCGGTGTTGGGGAAATTGGGTGGTATTGATGAATCTAAGGATCATGAGAATGGATCTTGTGAGGTCGAAAGTAATGATAATAAAGAATTGCTGTCCCATGTTAAGGGAAAGGAAACTGAAGTTTCAAGGGCATTAAGTTCACCTCCTGAGGAGATGAAATCTGAAGGGCCTCTGGAGTCGGTGAGTTCTCCTCATGAGGTGACGAAAACTGAACCGTCTCCCTCGCCAACAACGAGCAAAGGAAATGGCTTGAGGAAGTGGAGAAGGATCAGGAGGGATGCCAGTAAGGGTGGGGAGAGTAGCTTGGATACTGGCAAGATGGCAATTCAGGAGTCGTCAAATTCAGCTGCACATCCAAGTAAGCGCCCACAAGTTTATGCTGAGAGACAGCAAAAGACTGAGGATTCTGTTTCATCCGTACCTCCTATGGTTGGAGGCTTGGATATTTTTGCCCTGCTTGGTGATTCTGGCTTGGCACTGGAGCCGTCAGTTGATGCTGGAACCGATTCAGAGAATAGTGAGGATCGTAGTAGCAAGTCCTCTACTGCAGCCAGCATTCCAAagataaaatatgagataCCAATGGTTATGGGATTTCCCCATGATAAGAGCGGAATGAGGAGTACGAGTGGGAAAAACTTGACTCACTCAGTACAGCGCAGTCAGCAGGGGAAGGGGCGGATTGAGGCCATTAAAAAGGCTAGAGGAGAGCGGGCTAAGCTTGAGAAGGAAAATTCTCATTCCAGCGTGGAAAGTGATTCGCGTAGCTCCAGCTTTGTATTTATGCAGGGAAAGTACGCCAACAGTAATGGTATACTAAGTGAAAGGCCAGTTCTTCATGATGGAGAAAATGGTGATGAAGTTCAGGGTAGTGAAAGGCAAGTTAACGATGGACTTCAAGGTGGATACACCAGAGATGATGAAGGAGGATATGAAGACACCTCACCTGGACATGCAGTTGCTAACTCATCTTGGGAGgttaagaaagaaagaagcaaCAACCACGGTGACTCTTCAGATAAGGATCCTCTAGCTGAATCTATCTCTGTACTCCAAGCTGCCCAAGATGCACTAGAAAAAGGTTGGCCCACATTTCCCATTTGGTTGGTTGGTTTATTACTTTGTGCAagcatattttcttgttcagAATAATCTCTGCTCTGAATCATGTGATATGAGCTTGTTAGTTTTCTTCTTGGATGGTTTTTCCCCTTTCAGGAATCTAATTTAGAATGGGATGGCTATAAGTGTTTGTATGATTGCCATATTTCTTGATAAATGAATACTGAAATTATGAAGAAGCATCAAGGTATATCACGTCAGAATTCAAGCACAAATATCATTTTGCTGATTTGTCCTGTAATATTGGATTAGAGAATCTAATGTCATGTAGATAAATGATGGGGAAGATCTGGGATTCTGATTATAGCATTTTCAAGTCATTATGTTCTTGGTGTCTAATTACTCCTCGATGTGAATTAGGTGAGATTTCTATGCATATATTAGAAGTTCGACAGCTTCTGAAATTGGTTATTGTCTTATTTTCTACATGAGTTTTCTGTGATCAATGAGTCATGATATTTATGCAGAGGTGCTGAAATTTAAGGAAATCATTAGTGATGCATCGGGTGATGATGCGGTTTTAGATACCCACCCTGGGTCTAAGGACGTGGAACAAAAACTACAAGAAACATGCTCTGAGCAGTTCCCATCTGGTGAGGGTGTCCCGAGCTTTCCCCGCACTGTACAATCTGAGGTGGTAGACACAGCAAACAGAGATGTGGAAACAGAACTGGATTACCTATTTATGCAAAAGATTGAAGCTGAAGTAGAGCATTTGGCAATATCCACAATGGTTCAAAAGCTGAGGCTTGCTGCTGTGGATCAAATTACTATTTTGAAAGAACAAAAGGCACTGGTTTCAGAGCAAACCCAAATACTTGACAAGCTTGGAGATACCAGAAACAAGGCCGCAACGAGTAAGAAAGAGTCCgagaaattggaaaatttttgTGAAGATGTTGCAAGTGCTGATGAAACATTGAGGCTGCGCAAGAAGGTGCGTAAGTACACTTCATATTTTCTCGTGCAGCTATTGACGTTGATAGTCATCTTAGGCGTCTTTGTACTGCAGTCACCATCAAATAATAGGGGGGTTGTTCCCACCTAGTTTTGAGAAGAGCCttccttttcatttcctcCCTTTGTGATGCTTCCATTCTTGAATGAAATGTTTAGCTGTTCAttacttattttctttcagaagGTAGATATATAGATCAAAAGCTCGAGTCTTAGCTCCTTTTGTAAGGgaatttttggtttgtaaaATAGCTGATTCTgctgtatttatttataaaattctcataccttaatatttgttttatgtaataatatttatatagcCGTTAAaggaaatatattaaattactattactATACATGAAaacttattcaaattaattgttaAGGTGTTGATTGGTATACAAGGACAGGTTAGAggaatataataaacttaGGAATGGAATAAAAGTGGGaatgtgataattttgattagGAGTGGAAGATGAGACGAGCCGGCTTGTGAATTCGGTGAGGTAGCTCGAGCTCCTGATGACCTGAGGGCTTGTGAATTCGGTGAGGTAGCTCGAGCTCCTGATGACCTGAGCTTGAGCCAACATATTTCAATTCGAAAGCTCATGAGTTTTTTTGTGTATTGAAGGGTTCCAACCCTcattatataagaaatattatttgaaatgtcaaattaattacaaatttataatatatattattgaatgcCTTCAtaacatttaaattatttttaattatattgatgtattaattaaattgagcagttgccaatttatttaaagtaaTTACGGTTtcaatctaaaaaaattaagtatgaGAGATAAATTTGGAagaattagttaaaaaaagcAAATGAAATTGACAAATCTGGGGAAATAAGATGTGGACCGGAAAGTTCTTGAGCAAAAAGTCAAAAAGGTTGGAGGGTAAAGAATTGCTTTCCTACGAATACAAAGGATGTTGTATTTACCTCGGAGatacttctctctctctctctctctctctctctctccttttgatttttctctatttttttaatgacaaaaaattgggataaaagtattcttttactgctttaatattatgtatctcactcttaaattataattgaatattaaatatgttttaattctcacaaaaaattataagtaaaattataattttttgtgttgtaattATAGGTCATTAGTACTTTTGGTCATGTACCTTACTTCATTTACATATTTAGTCATTTCTCCGGTGAGTTCAATTTTAAACACCTcacatttgattatttttttaaaaaatttaatcacgTGTTGACAATTTTACTTCCCCTCACATTGGAGtaaatttcactttttgtcatataattataggTCGTTAGGATCGAAATTGTCAACATaggactaaatttattgaaaaagaacCAGATGTAAAATGTTCAGAactgaatttataaaaaaaaaaaaaattaaatgtgtaaatagaataaattaaatgactaaaaatactaaccatctataattacactataaaaatgtatttgggCAAAAATGTATGGACCATATATTGGTGCATCTGACCACAACAAAGTGTACATTTCCTTGGACTGGCCATGCATGATTCTG contains:
- the LOC105176547 gene encoding WPP domain-interacting protein 1-like; translation: MNPESGCSVLDSVKDSEGSRNGSVLGKLGGIDESKDHENGSCEVESNDNKELLSHVKGKETEVSRALSSPPEEMKSEGPLESVSSPHEVTKTEPSPSPTTSKGNGLRKWRRIRRDASKGGESSLDTGKMAIQESSNSAAHPSKRPQVYAERQQKTEDSVSSVPPMVGGLDIFALLGDSGLALEPSVDAGTDSENSEDRSSKSSTAASIPKIKYEIPMVMGFPHDKSGMRSTSGKNLTHSVQRSQQGKGRIEAIKKARGERAKLEKENSHSSVESDSRSSSFVFMQGKYANSNGILSERPVLHDGENGDEVQGSERQVNDGLQGGYTRDDEGGYEDTSPGHAVANSSWEVKKERSNNHGDSSDKDPLAESISVLQAAQDALEKEVLKFKEIISDASGDDAVLDTHPGSKDVEQKLQETCSEQFPSGEGVPSFPRTVQSEVVDTANRDVETELDYLFMQKIEAEVEHLAISTMVQKLRLAAVDQITILKEQKALVSEQTQILDKLGDTRNKAATSKKESEKLENFCEDVASADETLRLRKKVRKYTSYFLVQLLTLIVILGVFVLQSPSNNRGVVPT